A genomic segment from Pelodiscus sinensis isolate JC-2024 unplaced genomic scaffold, ASM4963464v1 ctg49, whole genome shotgun sequence encodes:
- the LOC142825338 gene encoding protein maestro-like → MWLVKKYKKVLLEALIRTLEDTFSSEVIAESLKALANVLNELKGKDIGSSFRDLTTQIRKYFDNEDNTLRALAFVLFGILAGSAKRKWKDYFAKQVRQSWVTLLLHLQDPSPEVSMECRATFHLCAPFLGLKRLQTILNEHLSWRTELNPEELQMDICRHLAKEKAELLENFYKTTITYFCSSWEEIRAVAAKLAGIILEHTDTKNMKWLDMEHLLTSLQVLQNDPSPIVQMVATQVLRDI, encoded by the exons atgtggtta gtgaaaaagtacaagaaggttcttctggaggcactgatcaggactttagaagacactttcagttctgaagtcatTGCCGAAAGCCTGAAGGCACTGGCCAACGTTCTGAacgagctgaaagggaaggacataggttcttccttcagagacctcaccacacagatccggaagtacttcgataat gaggacaacactcttcgtgcattggcctttgtcctgtttggtatcctggccggctctgcaaagagaaaatggaaggactattttgccaagcaggttagacagagctgggtcacgcttctgctgcacctgcaagatccaagccctgaggtttcaatg gagtgcagagctacatttcatctctgtgccccatttttgggactgaagaggctccaaactatacttaatgagcatcttagttggagaaccgagctgaaccctgaggagctccagatggatatctgcagacacctt gccaaagagaaggctgagctactggagaacttttacaaaactaccatcacatacttctgcagcagctgggaagagatccgggcagttgcagccaagttagctg gcatcatcctggaacatacggacaccaaaaatatgaaatggctggacatggaacatctgttgacct
- the LOC142825342 gene encoding maestro heat-like repeat-containing protein family member 2B, producing the protein MNTFVSEQEVIDRAVYSKVVLLLDHMDDQDKASIALEIVKIAETKLAVVVTVLLEKLQQDEKNRVDIYCILEKVLQQDAQVLERRLLSKIITLASNHMRETQEATNELKVAASNTLVALARCYFNEVMYELQCHLKPLKLSDVFTLITLDNLSSAYPLKCIPFEGMTLYSMSSMRMLVGESRLRQPFCGVLEKWSRAVNLYFRNWERWPFPKMGKSQFCDEILPLYRHVTSKWTTCEDLEVKQAIIKALGTMMSLLLHKEDHQDKVFEQIPWLLEQYKEDVNVFHVTKSLRQLLEVSGEYKILLPEGKFQAICSALHDQICSPTQQLIMENQMELCYCILLLARSSPDDLIAFLHSQLKIENETVRVASLNLLTAIIGADLPETRVRKFLIVKAVQSALSDQSAKVRMAALHFVLKLLSSGSVENCAAGDMVAYVFREFDVSTRNLPQETFHQIGSLIGLLAPYTCDSVTTSRQRVVDCINCLLNIQGQCTNLGSAEEELSCLREALTTPDPEALFQASSKMAKVVSKYFPSEQATDFIEAILDRMLSASPSCATAAGLWMKIILKECGGAMLDEVPAILSRIYVHMPTIKQGSLRQFLVEAVSILGHHHLEAVIFSLLMKRLPMDSDTTELWRSLGTDPLLAPQVLKVLIERIKTPTSQEGSTTSETETDLHLAAAEPLTATCAIFEVVSALQLSKTVQELFPELFTVLLQQISQTLGQKMPLPRMSSRRRLFRKGQQLCEGNPCRLSIEALEAVLLKATNEKLIRTLWMQKTWMLLENPQTHHEGVCLLVRVLQRSGVITVEIIQSLLPWVNSPSENQRVTSTAFFAQLMTDPILREKKILKSILHSLEERSRDNNSIVRQMAVRGLGNLVYGAPEKVR; encoded by the exons ctgtttacagcaaGGTTGTtctcctcctggaccatatggacgatcaagataaggcctctattgcccttgagattgtcaagatagctgagaccaaactggctgtcgttgtgactgttctgctagaaaaacttcagcaggatgag aaaaacagagtagacatttactgtatcctggagaaagtattacagcaggatgcccaggtcctagagagaaggctactgagcaaaataataacacttgcctcaaaccacatgagagagactcag gaagcaacaaatgaactaaaagtggcagcgagcaacacattagtggctctggcacgctgctatttcaatgaggtgatgtatgagcttcaatgtcatctgaaaccactgaagctgtctgacgtgttcactttgattacgctggacaacctatcatcagcctatc cactcaagtgcattccttttgagggaatgaccctgtacagcatgagctccatgcggatgttagtcggcgagagcaggctgaggcaaccattttgtggtg ttctggaaaaatggtcaagggcagtaaatctATATTTTAGGAACTGGGAAAggtggccatttcccaaaatgggtaaatctcaattctgtgatgaaattcttcccctctatcgtcatgtgacaagcaaatggaccacatgtgaagatttggag Gtcaagcaggccattatcaaagcccttggtactatgatgagcctcctcctgcataaagaagatcatcaagataaggtgttcgaacagatcccatggctccttgagcaatataaagaggatgttaatgtttttcatgtcaccaag agtctgaggcagctcttggaagtctccggtgaatataagatccttctacctgaagggaaatttcaagccatctgcagtgctctgcacgaccag atctgttctccaactcagcagctcatcatggaaaatcaaatggagctgtgctattgtatcctactgctag cccgttcttctcctgatgacctcatagcatttctgcactcgcagctgaagattgagaatgagactgttcgtgtggcatccctgaatctgctcacagctattattggtgctgact tgcctgagacaagagttagaaagtttctgattgtgaaggcagtgcaatctgctctcagtgatcagagtgctaag gtgaggatggcagctctccattttgtcctgaagctgctcagttcaggaagtgtggagaattgtgcagcaggggatatggtcgcctatgtattcagagagttcgatgtgtccaccagaaatctg cctcaggaaacttttcatCAGATTGGATCtctgattgggctgttagcaccatacACCTGTGATTCAGTTACGACATCGCGTCAgagggtggttgactgtatcaactgtcttctcaatatacaag gtcagtgcactaacctggggtcagcagaggaggagctgagttgtctccgtgaggcactaacaactccagaccctgaggctctgtttcaagcatcttccaaaatggctaag gtggttagtaagtactttccctctgaacaagccacagattttattgaggccatactggatcgtatgctgtctgctagcccctcctgtgccacagcagccggtctgtggatgaagatcatcctgaaggagtgtggaggtgccatgctggatgag gtgccagctatcctgagtAGAATATACGTTCacatgcctaccatcaagcagggtagcttgaggcagttcctggtggaggcagtgtccattctaggtcaccatcacctagaggcagtgatcttcagcctcctcatgaaacgtctgccgatggacag tgacaccactgagctgtggagatctctggggacagatcccttgctcgcccctcaagtcctgaaggtcctaatagaaagaataaagactccaacaagccaagaaggaagcacgacctcagagacagaaactgacctgcatttagcagctgctgaacctctcaca gcaacatgtgccatctttgaagtggtgtcagcattgcagttgagcaaaactgtgcaggagctgttcccggagttgttcactgttcttctgcagcagatcagccaaaccctaggacaaaagatgcctttgcccaggatgagcagccgaaggaggttatttagaaaaggacaacaactatgtgagggcaacccttgcag gctttctattgaagcattagaggctgtgcttctcaaggctacGAATGAGAAACTGATAAGAACTCTCTGGAtgcagaaaacttggatgcttcttgaaaatccgcagactcaccacgagggggtgtgtttgctggtgag ggttctgcaaagatctggagtaataacagtggagatcatacagagcctccttccctgggtaaattccccatcagaaaaccagcgagtcaccagcacagctttctttgctcag ctaatgactgatcccatactcagggagaagaagatcctTAAGTCTATCTTACATAgcttagaagaaaggtcacgggacaataacagcattgtccgtcaaatggctgtaagaggcctaggcaatttagtctatggggcacctgagaaggtaagatag